A stretch of Imperialibacter roseus DNA encodes these proteins:
- a CDS encoding outer membrane protein assembly factor BamB family protein, translating to MTTPRSFASCFALFILVSFLFSSCEKASGDYSGWPAYAGSKMGERYSSNDQINKQNVSKLREAWRYSTGDKDPKNRSQIQCNPIIVDGVLYGTSAESKLFALDAATGAERWVFDPFKETREQLTEDRFWFAVNRGVMYWADEAGNDSRIYYSIAENLYAVNTETGQLVKSFGKGGHIDLREQLDTDLDISKTYASGTTPGVIFNDLIIMGMRLSEGPDALPGHIRAFDVRTGERKWIFHTIPHPGEKGYDTWEDPDAWKKIGGANDWSGMSLDEERGIVFVSTGTANPDFYGGFRKGENLFANCVIALDAGTGKYIWHYQVVHHDLWDRDLATNPILTTVNHEGKMVDAVAQITKHGYVFLLERETGDPIFPIEEVPVPTFALDGEAPWPTQPVPTLPEPFARQSFTETDVYGTTPEAYAYLLEKFKTVKYSEAFTPPSKEGSWIFPGYDGGGEWGGASVDPESGILYVNSSEMPWALHMVEAPASSTGGYSLKGIGQGVYNKYCMSCHGPERKGNGAAYPSLIDLNQRYNKAQLSTLISTGKNMMPAFKQIPDGEQEALMAFVLDLEDKEAVPEVDGNKIHARTPEIPFRMTGYNRFIDENGYPGIKPPWGTLNAVDLNTGKLLWKKTLGELKELTEKGISATGTENYGGPVSTKGGLVFIAATKDEKIRAFDKVSGEVLWEADLPASGFATPAVYMVDGKQYVVIACGGGKIGAKSGDEYVAFALPE from the coding sequence ATGACAACTCCCCGCTCCTTTGCAAGCTGTTTTGCTTTATTTATTCTTGTTTCCTTTCTTTTTTCATCGTGTGAAAAAGCTTCTGGCGACTACAGTGGCTGGCCTGCCTACGCCGGATCCAAAATGGGTGAAAGGTATTCTTCGAATGATCAAATCAACAAGCAGAATGTAAGTAAGCTACGGGAGGCCTGGCGCTACAGCACGGGAGACAAAGACCCAAAAAACCGGTCGCAAATCCAATGCAACCCAATCATTGTCGACGGGGTACTGTATGGCACTTCCGCAGAGTCAAAGCTATTTGCCCTGGACGCTGCGACTGGTGCGGAAAGGTGGGTTTTTGATCCTTTCAAGGAGACCAGGGAGCAGCTAACCGAGGACAGGTTTTGGTTTGCGGTGAACCGGGGAGTGATGTATTGGGCGGATGAAGCTGGTAACGATAGCCGTATTTATTACAGTATTGCTGAGAACCTGTATGCCGTAAATACAGAGACGGGCCAGCTGGTGAAAAGCTTTGGGAAAGGTGGGCATATTGATCTTAGGGAGCAGCTGGATACCGACCTGGATATCAGCAAAACGTATGCTTCTGGCACCACGCCCGGGGTTATTTTCAACGACCTGATCATCATGGGCATGCGGTTGTCGGAAGGGCCTGATGCCCTGCCCGGCCACATCAGAGCTTTTGATGTGAGAACCGGTGAGCGGAAATGGATCTTTCACACGATTCCTCATCCTGGCGAAAAAGGCTACGACACCTGGGAAGATCCTGATGCCTGGAAAAAAATAGGGGGAGCCAACGACTGGTCGGGTATGTCGTTGGACGAAGAACGGGGCATCGTTTTCGTATCGACTGGTACGGCCAACCCCGACTTTTACGGAGGCTTTCGCAAGGGCGAGAACCTTTTTGCCAATTGCGTCATAGCGCTGGACGCTGGCACGGGCAAATATATCTGGCACTATCAGGTGGTGCACCATGACCTGTGGGACAGGGATCTGGCTACCAATCCTATCCTTACCACTGTCAATCATGAAGGAAAAATGGTGGACGCTGTGGCGCAGATTACCAAGCACGGTTATGTTTTTCTTCTGGAGAGAGAAACAGGAGACCCGATCTTTCCGATTGAGGAGGTGCCGGTACCCACCTTCGCACTTGACGGTGAAGCGCCCTGGCCAACGCAGCCTGTGCCCACCCTGCCGGAGCCGTTTGCCCGGCAGTCGTTCACTGAAACAGATGTGTATGGCACCACTCCGGAGGCTTATGCGTATCTGCTGGAGAAATTTAAGACAGTAAAATATAGTGAGGCATTTACGCCTCCAAGCAAAGAGGGCTCCTGGATTTTCCCTGGCTATGATGGCGGCGGAGAGTGGGGTGGGGCTTCGGTTGACCCTGAGTCGGGTATACTGTATGTGAATTCCAGCGAAATGCCCTGGGCGTTGCACATGGTGGAGGCTCCCGCCAGTAGCACCGGTGGCTATTCTTTGAAGGGCATTGGTCAGGGTGTTTACAACAAGTATTGCATGTCGTGTCATGGGCCCGAAAGAAAGGGCAATGGAGCGGCTTATCCGTCGCTGATTGATTTGAACCAACGCTACAATAAAGCACAGCTGTCCACCCTCATTTCAACAGGCAAAAATATGATGCCAGCTTTCAAGCAAATTCCTGATGGGGAGCAGGAAGCCTTGATGGCGTTTGTGCTCGACTTGGAGGACAAGGAGGCGGTACCGGAAGTGGATGGCAATAAAATTCATGCCCGGACACCCGAGATCCCCTTCAGGATGACTGGGTACAACCGCTTCATAGACGAAAACGGATATCCCGGCATTAAACCACCCTGGGGAACGCTGAACGCTGTTGACCTCAACACGGGCAAGCTGCTTTGGAAGAAGACGCTGGGAGAGTTGAAAGAATTGACTGAAAAGGGTATTTCGGCGACTGGCACTGAAAACTATGGAGGGCCCGTTTCCACCAAAGGCGGCCTGGTGTTTATTGCAGCCACCAAGGATGAAAAGATAAGGGCGTTCGACAAAGTAAGTGGCGAGGTGCTCTGGGAAGCTGACCTACCGGCCTCGGGCTTTGCTACTCCGGCTGTGTATATGGTGGATGGTAAGCAATACGTTGTGATCGCCTGCGGTGGTGGAAAAATCGGAGCAAAGTCGGGGGATGAATACGTGGCGTTTGCGTTGCCGGAGTAA